A single bacterium HR11 DNA region contains:
- the proC gene encoding Pyrroline-5-carboxylate reductase yields MFQDKRIAVIGVGKIGGALIAGLLQSGMVRREAIAGSTGHAETARRAAQTYEIPVLTDNRALVRDRDIIILAVKPQTIRKVVAEVRDLITPDQLVVTLAAATPTARIEEVLERPVPVVRAMPNMPCLVQKGMTVLCPGRYAQEAHVQMACALFQPLGRVEVIDSEDLMDAVTALSGSGPAYAYIIIESLAEGGVKVGLPRDLATTLAAQSLLGAAAMVLETREHPARLKDEVTTPAGVTIDGIMELEDGGLRVTLIKAVDRATRKSKELSRAH; encoded by the coding sequence ATGTTCCAAGACAAGCGCATCGCCGTCATCGGCGTCGGCAAGATCGGCGGTGCCCTCATCGCCGGCCTGCTCCAGAGCGGCATGGTCCGGCGGGAGGCCATCGCCGGGAGTACGGGCCACGCGGAGACGGCCCGTCGAGCGGCCCAGACTTACGAGATCCCTGTCCTGACCGATAACCGGGCCCTGGTTCGGGACCGAGACATCATCATCCTGGCCGTCAAACCCCAGACCATTCGAAAAGTCGTCGCCGAGGTCCGGGACCTGATCACGCCGGACCAGCTGGTCGTCACCCTGGCGGCCGCCACGCCGACGGCCCGGATCGAGGAGGTCTTGGAACGGCCCGTCCCGGTCGTGCGGGCGATGCCCAACATGCCCTGCCTCGTACAGAAGGGGATGACCGTCCTGTGCCCGGGCCGTTATGCGCAAGAGGCCCACGTCCAAATGGCCTGCGCCCTCTTTCAGCCCCTGGGCCGGGTCGAGGTCATCGACTCCGAGGACCTGATGGACGCCGTGACGGCCCTCTCGGGAAGCGGGCCGGCCTATGCTTACATCATCATCGAGTCGCTGGCCGAGGGCGGCGTCAAGGTCGGCCTCCCCCGGGACCTGGCGACGACCCTGGCGGCCCAGTCTCTCCTGGGCGCGGCGGCCATGGTCCTGGAGACCCGGGAGCACCCGGCCCGCCTGAAAGACGAGGTGACGACCCCGGCCGGCGTGACCATCGACGGCATCATGGAACTCGAAGACGGAGGCCTGCGTGTGACCCTCATCAAGGCCGTCGACCGGGCGACCCGGAAGTCCAAGGAGCTGTCCCGCGCCCATTGA